A single region of the Salvia splendens isolate huo1 chromosome 18, SspV2, whole genome shotgun sequence genome encodes:
- the LOC121777658 gene encoding gibberellin 2-beta-dioxygenase 1-like has protein sequence MVVHSKPPAMEQLSKPNHRAAFIPLIDLSKPDTKAQLVRACEDFGFFKVINHSVPADLIRDLESEALRFFSLPLSVKAQAGPPDPFGYGDKKIGHNGDVGWLEYLLLTANSSSDYHNFSAIFGHAAEKFRCLVNKYIAAVRKMACEILEMVAEGLRIQPRDAFSKLLMDEQSDSVFRVNHYPPIPDFLESDGRNLIGFGEHTDPQIISVLRSNNISGLQISLKDGRWISVPPDHNSFFINVGDSLQVMTNGRFKSVKHRVVASGSKSRLSMIYFGGPPLSEKIAPLASLMQGEEDSLYKEFTWFEYKKSAYKSKLADNRLGLFEKIVAS, from the exons ATGGTAGTCCATTCCAAACCGCCAGCAATGGAACAGTTGTCCAAACCTAACCACCGAGCCGCATTCATCCCCCTCATCGACCTCTCCAAGCCTGACACCAAAGCTCAGCTCGTCCGAGCCTGCGAGGACTTCGGCTTCTTCAAAGTCATCAACCACAGCGTCCCCGCCGACCTCATCCGCGACCTCGAATCCGAAGCTCTCCGCTTCTTCTCGCTCCCTCTCTCCGTCAAGGCCCAGGCCGGCCCACCCGACCCCTTCGGCTACGGGGACAAGAAGATCGGCCACAATGGCGACGTCGGCTGGCTTGAATACCTCCTCCTCACCGCCAACTCCAGCTCCGATTACCATAACTTCTCCGCCATCTTTGGCCACGCCGCCGAGAAATTCCG TTGCCTGGTGAACAAATACATCGCCGCGGTGAGGAAGATGGCCTGCGAGATTCTCGAAATGGTGGCGGAGGGGCTGAGGATTCAGCCGAGGGATGCGTTCAGCAAGCTGCTGATGGATGAGCAGAGCGACTCTGTTTTCCGGGTGAATCACTACCCTCCGATCCCGGATTTTCTTGAATCCGACGGCAGGAATTTGATCGGATTCGGCGAGCACACCGACCCACAAATCATCTCCGTGCTACGATCCAACAACATTTCCGGCCTCCAAATCTCCCTCAAAGACGGCCGCTGGATCTCTGTCCCGCCCGATCACAACTCTTTCTTCATTAACGTCGGCGACTCATTACAG GTAATGACTAACGGAAGGTTCAAGAGTGTGAAACACAGAGTAGTGGCCAGCGGATCGAAATCGAGGCTATCGATGATTTACTTTGGAGGGCCACCATTGAGTGAAAAGATAGCTCCATTGGCATCACTCATGCAAGGGGAAGAAGATAGTTTGTACAAGGAATTTACATGGTTTGAATACAAGAAATCGGCTTATAAGTCAAAATTAGCCGATAATAGATTAGGTCTCTTTGAGAAGATTGTAGCCTCATGA
- the LOC121777834 gene encoding aspartic proteinase CDR1-like, giving the protein MQPLHHCFKQNDLVFEPKKSSSYKPISKKHPLAKSFQCSFFGSGCSYSTSYYSGQFSKGPAATETFTFDSSLKRPASVKNLVFGGILGMDKAPMSLPRQLGASIKNRFSYCLSPTTGSYIRFGDEAVIQGRNGQRTPIVETSNNRSATNYALPLMDLSINGKRLGARFPEGIYIDSGSSLSLLETSVFVGTRPNLPTMVFHFKGADLAPNLFVFLEKNVFCFMALGVKNYNWFFEILTRYINKIRVHFYSNISRNINLMENE; this is encoded by the coding sequence ATGCAGCCCCTGCACCACTGCTTCAAGCAGAATGACCTCGTCTTCGAACCAAAGAAGTCGAGCAGCTACAAGCCGATCAGCAAAAAACACCCCCTCGCCAAAAGCTTCCAATGCTCTTTCTTCGGCAGCGGCTGCAGCTACTCCACCAGCTACTACAGCGGCCAGTTCTCGAAGGGCCCTGCCGCAACCGAAACATTCACGTTCGACAGCAGTTTGAAACGGCCCGCATCAGTGAAGAACCTCGTTTTCGGCGGGATACTCGGGATGGACAAGGCTCCGATGTCCTTGCCTCGACAACTCGGCGCATCGATCAAGAATCGGTTCTCCTACTGCCTCTCTCCGACCACAGGCTCGTACATCAGGTTCGGTGACGAGGCGGTGATCCAAGGGAGGAACGGGCAGAGGACACCGATCGTCGAGACAAGCAACAATCGGAGCGCCACAAACTACGCCCTCCCGCTGATGGATCTCAGCATCAACGGGAAGAGGCTCGGGGCGAGATTCCCCGAGGGAATCTACATAGATTCCGGATCCTCATTAAGCCTTCTAGAAACGAGTGTGTTTGTGGGGACGCGGCCGAATTTACCGACGATGGTGTTTCATTTTAAGGGGGCTGATTTGGCGCCAAATCTGTTCGTCTTTTTGGAGAAGAATGTGTTCTGTTTTATGGCGTTGGGAGTCAAAAACTATAATTGGTTCTTTGAGATATTAAcaagatatataaataaaattcgaGTACATTTCTATTCAAATATAAGTCGAAATATAAATCTGATGGAAAATGAATAA
- the LOC121777833 gene encoding aspartic proteinase CDR1-like, producing the protein MPSINIFFLIFALWLLRGLTSSSAFTLELIHRDSPDSPLYQPNLTTAQRFLKHAEISLARASHFKDHVHAEIRLPGKLSGPVFTADLYIGTPAVKRTLVFDTGSDVMWIQCSPCTRCFKQDGPIFEPKKSSSFKLINKNHPLAGSFKCSMFGKGCSYSVGYYSGQSSAGRAATETFSFESSLKAPATVSNLVFGCGTSNSGSFPPAISGILGMDREPTSLPRQLGAGIKNRFSYCLSPTTSSYVRFGDEAVIQGRNVQRTPFLETKNKRSTTSYALPLMDLSINGRRLGARFPEGIYIDSGSSLSLLETSVYVAVKNYLASYFASFHDVKRHTRSNAPDKFLCYSYAAAPPTLPTMFFHFKGANLAAAPANLFFFPGRNVFCLAALESKTISILGSFQQRNVRFVFDLQQKMLSFAPEDCSKDFQLGV; encoded by the coding sequence ATGCCTTCAATCAacatcttcttcctcatcttcGCGCTCTGGCTCCTCCGAGGGCTGACGTCCTCGTCGGCCTTCACCTTGGAGCTCATCCATCGCGACTCCCCCGACTCCCCTCTATACCAACCAAACCTCACAACTGCGCAACGCTTCCTCAAGCATGCCGAGATTTCCCTCGCGCGCGCCTCCCATTTCAAGGACCACGTCCACGCCGAGATCCGCCTCCCGGGAAAGCTCTCTGGGCCCGTCTTCACCGCAGATTTATACATCGGCACCCCTGCCGTCAAGAGAACTCTCGTCTTTGACACCGGCAGCGACGTAATGTGGATACAATGTAGCCCCTGCACCCGCTGCTTCAAGCAGGACGGCCCCATCTTCGAGCCAAAGAAGTCGAGCAGCTTCAAGCTGATCAACAAAAACCACCCCCTCGCTGGAAGCTTCAAGTGCTCCATGTTCGGCAAAGGTTGCAGTTACTCTGTTGGCTACTACAGCGGGCAGTCCTCGGCGGGGCGGGCCGCAACCGAGACTTTCTCGTTCGAAAGCAGTTTGAAAGCGCCCGCAACAGTGTCGAACCTCGTCTTTGGCTGCGGGACTTCCAACTCCGGGTCTTTCCCGCCGGCGATCAGCGGAATACTGGGGATGGACAGGGAGCCGACGTCCTTGCCCCGGCAGCTCGGCGCGGGGATCAAGAACCGGTTCTCCTACTGCCTCTCCCCGACTACATCCTCATACGTCAGGTTCGGGGACGAGGCGGTGATCCAAGGGAGGAACGTGCAAAGGACGCCGTTCCTCGAGACGAAAAACAAACGGAGCACCACTAGCTACGCCCTCCCGTTGATGGATCTCAGCATCAACGGGAGGAGGCTCGGGGCGAGATTCCCCGAGGGAATCTACATAGACTCCGGATCCTCGTTGAGCCTGCTGGAAACGAGTGTGTATGTTGCTGTGAAAAATTATCTTGCTAGCTATTTTGCCAGTTTTCACGATGTTAAGAGGCATACAAGGAGTAATGCACCGGACAAGTTTCTCTGTTATAGTTATGCGGCGGCACCACCGACTTTACCGACAATGTTTTTTCATTTCAAGGGGGCTAATTTGGCGGCTGCGCCGGCGAATTTGTTCTTCTTTCCGGGCAGGAATGTGTTCTGTTTGGCGGCGTTGGAGTCgaaaactatttccattttggggtCGTTTCAGCAGAGGAATGTGAGGTTTGTGTTTGATTTGCAGCAGAAGATGCTGTCGTTTGCTCCTGAGGATTGTTCTAAAGACTTTCAGCTTGGTGTCTGA
- the LOC121777759 gene encoding tyrosine--tRNA ligase 1, cytoplasmic-like — protein MENEGSSSNSNEVPPSQPLQSLSISPQPQLSLKERYDLIRSIGEECIQEDELERLLANKPNIVCYDGFEPSGRMHIAQGVMKAINVNKLTSAGCKVKIWIADWFAQLNNKMGGDLKKIQVIGQYLIEIWKAVGMNIEGGQVEFLWSSEEINSRAHEYWPLVMDIARRNKLPRVLRCCQIMGRSEQDELSAAQIFYPCMQCADIFFLKADICQLGIDQRKVNMLAREYCDDIKRKNKPIILSHHMLPGLQEGQEKMSKSDPSSSIFMEDEEADVNLKIKKAFCPPKVVEKNPCLEYIKYIVIPWFNEFTVERKPENGGDKTFKSFEDLVADYESGQLHPGDLKPALAKSLNRILQPVRDHFINDPKAKDLLKRVKGYKVTR, from the exons ATGGAGAACGAAGGAAGCAGCAGCAACAGCAATGAAGTCCCGCCATCTCAACCGCTTCAGTCTCTCTCCATTTCGCCTCAACCGCA ATTGAGCTTGAAGGAGAGGTACGATTTGATAAGGAGCATTGGCGAGGAGTGTATACAGGAGGATGAATTGGAGCGATTGTTGGCGAACAAGCCTAACATTGTGTGCTATGATGGATTTGAACCATCTGGAAGAATGCATATTGCCCAG GGAGTTATGAAGGCGATTAATGTCAATAAACTGACTTCCGCTGGATGCAAAGTGAAGATATGGATTGCAGATTGGTTCGCACAGCTGAACAACAAAATGGGCGGTGACTTGAAAAAGATACAAGTGATAGGGCAGTACCTGATTGAGATATGGAAAGCTGTAGGGATGAACATTGAAGGAGGCCAGGTGGAGTTTCTCTGGTCTTCTGAAGAGATCAACTCTCGGGCTCACGAGTACTGGCCCCTTGTGATGGACATAGCCCGGAGAAACAAGCTTCCTAGGGTGCTGCG GTGCTGTCAAATTATGGGCCGCTCAGAGCAAGATGAATTGTCTGCAGCCCAGATATTCTATCCATGCATGCAATGTGCTGATATATTCTTCCTTAAG GCTGACATTTGCCAGTTGGGTATTGACCAGCGCAAAGTAAATATGTTGGCTAGGGAGTATTGCGATGAcatcaaaagaaaaaacaagCCTATCATACTGTCTCATC ATATGCTCCCTGGGCTGCAGGAAGGACAGGAGAAGATGTCGAAGAGTGATCCTTCTTCTTCTATCTTCATGGAGGATGAAGAG GCTGATGTAAATCTGAAGATAAAAAAAGCCTTCTGCCCTCCAAAAGTGGTGGAAAAGAACCCGTGCCTGGAGTACATCAAATACATTGTTATTCCATGGTTCAATGAGTTCACAGTTGAGCGGAAACCAGAGAATGGGGGTGATAA GACTTTCAAGAGTTTTGAAGATTTAGTTGCTGACTACGAGAGTGGCCAGCTGCATCCTGGAGATCTCAAGCCGGCTCTTGCAAAATCACTAAACCGGATACTGCAG CCGGTACGTGACCATTTCATCAACGATCCGAAGGCTAAGGATCTACTGAAAAGGGTGAAG GGTTACAAGGTAACCAGATGA